Proteins from a single region of Deltaproteobacteria bacterium:
- a CDS encoding helix-turn-helix domain-containing protein, giving the protein MKPKEVAGSQEAERKKAILDGVQLLSDSVKATLEKVGLAQSTYYRWLQRYKAEGMDGLNMGSPVSDKLWKRFSGLKKKQEEQARADSKLKAEEKRKMKSEKENERIRKLLFKRFDEGPSKPGAEKERAPEPAKPKARTEAPSPPSYTPPPEEPMDKTLKYAIGAFAFVLAILLMSSVSNSNKFYFKHNKQMIEVWQGRFAPMGETRVASFSDSKILEGLPEQEFYTRKQAYGVLSDYLVGRADDILNTGRTPDLSAVRSYLTHASKYALSDSEKHAIRMRLNSITFLVLCGKANLALSKGAMSDFETAKGYLAEAIPFASTDIQKDMITKRLAAIEYAMASSKISKGEKQLAVQYREAMDRHLKRAKEYDPEKSKEIDQEMVKIKKWLNEFDKKHVGGRR; this is encoded by the coding sequence GTGAAACCAAAAGAAGTAGCCGGTTCACAAGAGGCCGAGAGAAAAAAGGCCATCTTGGATGGGGTGCAACTTCTCTCTGACTCGGTCAAAGCCACCTTGGAAAAGGTAGGGCTTGCCCAATCTACCTATTACAGGTGGTTGCAACGATACAAGGCCGAAGGTATGGACGGGTTGAATATGGGAAGCCCTGTTTCTGACAAGTTGTGGAAACGGTTCAGTGGGCTGAAAAAGAAACAAGAAGAACAAGCGCGTGCTGATAGCAAATTAAAGGCAGAGGAGAAACGGAAAATGAAAAGCGAGAAAGAGAACGAAAGGATTAGGAAGCTCCTCTTCAAGCGGTTTGATGAGGGGCCATCAAAACCAGGCGCGGAAAAAGAGAGGGCTCCCGAGCCTGCTAAACCCAAGGCTCGAACGGAAGCGCCTTCTCCGCCGTCTTATACACCTCCACCTGAAGAGCCCATGGATAAGACCTTGAAGTACGCAATAGGCGCTTTTGCATTCGTGTTGGCCATTCTTCTGATGTCTAGTGTGTCGAATTCGAACAAGTTCTATTTCAAACACAACAAGCAGATGATTGAGGTCTGGCAAGGCAGGTTTGCCCCTATGGGGGAAACCCGAGTGGCTAGCTTTTCTGATTCAAAGATCCTTGAGGGTTTGCCAGAGCAAGAGTTTTACACAAGAAAACAGGCATATGGTGTTCTTTCCGATTATCTGGTAGGACGAGCTGACGATATCCTGAATACAGGCCGGACGCCAGATCTTTCGGCTGTCCGGTCATATCTTACGCATGCCTCCAAATACGCACTTTCTGACTCAGAAAAGCACGCGATTCGGATGCGTTTGAATAGCATTACTTTCTTGGTGTTATGCGGAAAAGCAAACCTTGCTCTCAGCAAGGGGGCCATGTCAGATTTTGAGACGGCCAAAGGCTACTTGGCTGAAGCCATTCCTTTTGCCTCAACGGATATTCAAAAAGATATGATCACCAAAAGGCTGGCAGCGATCGAGTACGCCATGGCCTCAAGCAAGATCAGCAAGGGGGAAAAACAACTCGCAGTTCAATATCGAGAAGCCATGGATCGGCACCTCAAGAGGGCTAAGGAATATGACCCGGAG